The Vibrio coralliirubri DNA window AGCCAACTGCTGTCACGAGATGTGGATTTTACCATTCACATCGAAGCCCCGAGCAATCCAATCGAATTTCCATACGTGAGTCTTGGGCAGATCTATCCGGTATTTTATGTTTCTGAACATCACCCTTTAGCGAAAGCGAAAAATGTCACGCTTGATCAGTGCATCGAATCTCGTTTTGTCGATCTCACGCTCGATATTCGTTCCAATTATGGGCTGCAGCACCCGGTAGACTCTTATTTAGCTAAGAATGGAATGCAAAGAGACATTGCTTTCAAGAGTGGACAGCTTCTTACGTTGGTGGAGGTGATGCAGAGTTCGAATACAATTTTGGTTGCGACCCACAAATTGACGGAACTAGAGGGAATAGGTGACAAGATAGTGCCGATATTCTCTCTAGATAATGTACCCGAGTTAATGTTCGAACTGTTTTTGATTGAGCATAAAAGAACCGTTACCAGCCCAGCACATCAATGGTTCAAGAACTTAGTCGTGTCCGTGATTGAAGACGTTGTTTGTGATAGTTGAGCCACGTCTTTGCTAACACCGCAGCCAAAGTTAAGTTGACCGCTTAGTTCAGATTCCAATTAAACCTAAACGGTGTTCTTCGGGTTTTGGGCGAGTCATTGATGGCTTTTAACAGTGTTTTGGCTTCTGTTAGTGAAACTGAGAGGGAGGTTGAAACTGAGCCTTCAGTAGTTTTTGCGTAGCCAAGCTTCAATAACTTCTTCCAAATGTTGTTTGATTCAGAATCTAGAGGCAGTTCAAGCGTACCTTTCGACAAGGTTTTTCGCCCTGTAATCTCGTAGACAGTTTGCACCGCTTTGCTGTACTGCTTTTCTTCAACGTGTCGACAAAATTGAATACTCAGCTTTTTGGTATTCAACTGTTGGCGTGCGACAAAATAACATTTTGAATCAATGGAGTGATTTCCGATCAGGCGAGCAATCGCAGCAAGGAATACTCCCGCAATGACCAAGTAATGCCAATATTGACTCAACCAATTCGATAAGGTCTGAGCCCGATCGCTCGAGCCTAGAGTGTTACTTAACGAGTCTAATAACTTTACGTCACCGACTTGAAGCGTTTGCTGCTCTACAGTTAACGATTCCAGCTGATTGGTCTTTGTGTTCCACCACGTCATGGTCTGTTTTGGTAAGACGACTTTCCCTTGTTCTTGAAGAATTAACGTTACCTGTTGTTTGAGTGTCGCGGTATTGCTCTTATTCAGGCGATTAAATACGTTTTCTTTGACTGCTGGTTTGCGATACAACTCAACGCCAGATATGTCTGGGATGTTGATCTCAGGCAGCAACATCATGTGTGAGTTTGCCACGCTCAATGTATACGTTGCAGTGACAGCGTGGCCAACTTCGAATTCGTCGGTTAACGGACGATCGGTTGATATTGAAAGCTCAGCATTTGGGCTAACAATCAACGCGTCTATATCAATGTTGCTCACGGGCATTTTGGATGTAAAGTTAATGGGTTGCGATTGAATCACGCCCTCAACAACTGTTTCGCTGGTAAGCTCTACACTAACAGGGATGCTCAATTCAGGAACAGTAAACTCGCCAGCTTGCATTGGGTATAAGTAGTAGCGTGCTTTTTGGGTAAACCACTTAGTGCCTTCAATTGTGCGTGCTGAACGCGCGACTTTCTGCTCATCTTTCTTTACTACCGTGTTGGGTATATCTAAGTAAGGTAATGCCAACTCTTCTTTAAAGGGGCGGGTACTCAATACTTCAACGTAGAGTGCGACTTGCTGTTTCACTACGACATCTCGAGCTTTAATTTCAACATTCAGCTTCAACTCACCTTCACCGACAAGCTGGTCTAGGTTAGTCGCACTGGCAGGCATTGAAATTAAAAGCATCATCGCGGATAAGGCAGTAAACCAACACTTCATAAGGGCGAATGCTCGGATTTTCGATTTAGTTTTGTTCATTGCTGTATTCCTGCTGAAATTTTTGTCTTAGAAACTTAGATGGATTTTGTCTGACCTGTTTTAGCCAAACTTGGTCAGAGATCACGAGCTCCTTCTGACTCCCTTCTTTTGGTTCTTCGTCGACCAATTTCCTATCATCAATGACTTTTTCTGAATCTTGTTTTGTCGGTGGTGTGTTCTTGATCTTCTCTATCGCAGCTTCCACAACGGCGAGGTTGTTGGTCGCTTGTTCTAAATACTTTTCGTTGTTTAACAGTTCGTTGTAAAGCGCCGTGGCTTTATCAAATTGGGCTGTATGAGCGTAGCTGTTTGCGACAATTAACTTGGCGAAATCAGTCAACGCTAACGATTTGCCACCTTGTTTACTTACTTGTGGGCTTAATTGATCAATCGCGCCAAGGAAATCACCTGACAGATAACGACTGTAGGCTTTCCATGTTGGATCATCGAACAGAGCGGCACTTTGCGCGTAGTTGCCTTGTTTGAACTCGACATAAGCGTGTTGATCGCTAGATAGCCAAAAATCAAAAAATGAGTGCTTATCGGAAATTCCCCAAATCAGATTTCCTGCAATAAGCACAAGCAAAAAGTGCATTGGCTTAAGTTTGGATAACCAAGCTAAGAGAATGGATTGGTTCGGAGTCGAAGAGGTTGGCTTCGTCAGATTATCAATCTTTTGATTGATTACCTTTGGATTCGCTACCTGTTTATTATTTACCACTGTAGCGTCCACCCTTTTCTAAACCACATCAATTGAATCGGCAGCAACAAGAATAGCAACCAATAGCCCGCGTCTAACCAAGGTAGGGCGCTATCGCTGACCGCAAACAGGTTGTTTTGAATGCCTTGATAAACCGCGTCTACATCGCTAGCGTCGTGGGTGAATGAAACCATGTTTCCATGACCTGCTTGCGCGAGTTGTGACAGTGAAGTGAGTTGAGTTTCTGTTAAACCTGCTGTGCCATTTCCGCCACTTTGTGGGTTTTCACCCATCGCCCAAACGATCACTTGGTGTTGCTGTTGTTCAAAAGCTTTAGTGAATTCTTCTATCGCTTGGTCATTGGTCTTGTCCGTCAGTATCAAAACCGTTGATGGTGCTTTTGCTTGTGAGATTAGCTCGAGCGTTGGCTTTAACACCGAAGCCGGTTTGCTCTCATTATCTGGTAACAAGCTTCCATCCAATACATCGAGGAAGTATCGCGTTAACTCTTTGTCTTTGGTGACAGGCATAGCGACATGGGCACTGCCACCGTATATAACCAATCCGGTTTTTGCATCGCCGCGCATCTCAACGAGCTGATTGATCTTCTGTTTAGCGCGCTCTAATCGTGACGGCTGAATGTCGGTTTTATTCATTGAATCAGAGACATCCAAGGCGATGACCAGCTCGGAATTGTCTTCAAAAAATGGTGAAGGTTGCTGCTGCCACGTTGGACCCGCCATAATGAGCGTGGCTAGAACCGAAAACACCAAAAACAATCGATTAGGAGAAACCATACGCGCTCGATTTTGGTTGAGAGACAGATGTTCCACCATGTTTTTAGACATCACAGGTTGCCACTGCGCGACCAAATCGTCTTGTTGAACGAGTGCGCGATAAAACAACACGAACGGGATCAGTGCTAACAACCATAATGGGCGCATGAAATGAAACTGGGTGATATCGCCACCAAACCATGTATTGAAATCAGTCATTGGTTAGCTCCTCTCTACGGCGAATAACGCGCTTTATTTCTTTTTTACGACGCAGATTTGCACCAAACACGATTAAGGCAGCGAGTAGGTTGCTCACCAGACACACGCCAAATGCATAGTGGTGCAAGCTGTGTTTAGGACGGTGAGATAAAAGCTCGAACTCTTGCTGTTCTAGTTCGTCGATCGTTGCGTAAGCTTGTTCGAGTTGCTTTCGGTCCATAGCATGAAACATCTGCCCGCCAGTTGCTGCGGATACCTTCTCCAATGTTGGAAGATCCATTTTGTAGCGACCTTTGGTACTCGGGTCACCAATTGCAATGGTGTAAATCTTCACACCATATTTGGCGGCGATTTCGGCGGCTTTGACAGGAGGCATTTTCGAGCTTGTGTCATCACCATCGGTTAGCAGAATCATCACTCTTTGGCGGCTCTGTTCTTGTTCGAATACGGCAATTGATAAGCCAATTGCATCGCCAAAAGCGGTTTGAAACCCGGCGTAGCCAAGCTCAACGTCTTCGAGCAGCGATTGCCACACGTCAATATCTTCAGTAAATGGCGCTTGAACATACGCAGAGTCGGCAAACAAGATTAACCCCAAGCGGTCATGTTCTCGCTGGGCTGCGAACTCGCGCAACACCTGCTTTGCAATGGTTAAACGGTCGTGTTTGTTGCCTTGTTTATCGGAAAAATCCTCTTCTGACATCGAACCTGACAGATCAAGTGCGACCATAATTTCACGAGCAGATTTCTTTTGTTCAATTGGTTCGCCCACCCACATCGGTTTAGCAATCGCAACGACTAAAGCGAGATAGCTGATAATGACCAATAGCCATTGCACTTTACGACGGCTCATCTTGACTGCGGTTTCAGAGGGCTCCTGTGAAGAGACGGCAATCAGGCGATCAAAAAAGGGCACTTGAATCGCGCTTTTTGACTCTTTGTAAACGGGCAATAACCAATACACGGCAAAAGGTAAACAGAGCAGTGCAAACGCTATCGGGTATTCAAATTCAATCATGTGACACCTCGTGATGCTTTATCCAAAGTGCAACGTTCTCCATGATGGCGTTTCGTTTTTCTTCCGTTAATGTCGCTGCTGAAGAGTAGGCGAGTTGAGCAAGTACGCCTGAAAGTTCTAATGTAGAGAACTCGGTTGAAAATTGGCGATTAGTGCAATGGTCGTCTAACCATTTTTCCCAATCTGTACCAGTTAAAGGGGCGACCTCTGCACGAGGAAAGGCGTACAATGCGGTTCTTCGTAGCAGTTGTGGTAGCTTTTGAAATGATGAAATGTCACCGGATTGAGCCTCTAAAGAGAGTTGCTCGAGTTCTACCAAGGCAGCGCGTCGGTATGTGTTTGCTAGGTACTTTTGAATAACTAAATAGACACGATATAAAGCGAAGCAAAACAGCAACAAGAGCAGCCAGTACCAGCCTGGTGCATTCGGTAGCCACGAGATACTTTCTGGCAAAGAAGGCTCAGACAAAGAGGCCATCAATGGATTCACGTTCTCTGGCTGTAAAGGCTCAAGCCCAGTGTTAGTCGTCATAGTCTGCATTCTCAGTTATTTAACTCGCGCCGAGTGCTTTTCTAAGCTGAACATCGGTTGGATCGACGGTGTTGAATGGCAATACAGGGATTCGATATTTTTTCGCCACTGCCGTGAAATTATCTATGGCTTGAACCACGTCTTTGGCAAATGCATCGCGTAACTGTGCTTCTTGGCCTGATACGGATAATTGCAATTGCCCATCGCTGAGTACCATCTTATTCAGCGTGGCTAAATCATGCTCTAGTGGGTCGGTAACATGACACAACACCACATCGTTGTGCTGACACAAAGCCTTGATTTGTTCTTCGCTACGCTCGTTATAGCCGTAGCCATCGGTAATCAAGATCACTAACCCATCATGCTTAACCAACCTCTGCGCCTGATGAAACAATTTAGCGAACGAATTGGATTGTGTGTCTTGCGCCTTTCCCGCTTTGAGCTGCTGATTCTTACTCGCAATCTCATTGAGTATTTTGAGTACGTGATTAGCGCTGCGCTGCGGTGAAATAGGCAGAGCAGTACTGTCGTTATAAACAATGGCACCCACACGATCGGTACTGTCTATGACTTTCCAAGCAATCAAAGCTGCGATTTCTGCAGCAACTACAGATTTCATTCGACCTGTACTGCCAAAGAACATGCTAGTGCGCTGATCGACCATGACATAAACGTTACGCTCGCGCTCTTCAGAGAATATTTTGACGTGTGGCTTGCCCGTTCTATTGGTCACTTTCCAATCCATAGTGCGAATATCGTCACCAATCTGGTAGTGACGCATCTCTTCAAAGTTCAACCCACGCCCACGTAGCTTCGAAACATGACGACCCGTTAACGCACTGTTGATTGGCTGATTAGGTAGAAAGTCAAAGCCATGCGCCTTGTATTTCAACAATCGCAATGCCTTTAGATTGGTATAGATATCAGGATCAAGTGTTGGTTTCGTTTCCATGGTGACCTCTCGCGTTACGCTACTGCAACTTGAGACAAAATCTCATCGATGACTCTGTCTGAACTGACGCCTTCAGCCAGTGCATCGTACGATAGAATAAGGCGGTGGCGCAGAACCCCATGAACGACGTTGCGAACATCATCAGGGTCGACAAAGTCCTTACCGTTTAGCCATGCCATCGCTCGTGAACACTTGTCTAACGCGATGGTTGCACGCGGGCTTGAACCAACACCAATCCATTGTGAAAGGGGTGACTCTGGGTACAACTCGGGTTGTCTTGTTGCCACAACAATCGCGACAATGTACTTAAGAACCGCGTCGCTACAATGTATGTCGCGCAGTTGATCACGAGCATCAAAAATGCATTGAGGATCAATAGGTTCAGGTTTGTCTGTGCTTGGTTTTTCCTCACTGCGAACCAATTTAATGATCTGCTCTTCGGCATCCGCATCTGGATAATCGAGATTTATTTTCATGATAAATCTGTCCATTTGCGCTTCTGGCAGTGGGTATGTCCCTTCTTGTTCAACCGGGTTTTGTGTTGCTAAAACCATGAATAGATCAGGCAGTTTGTAAGTCTTACCAGCAACAGTGATTTGTCGCTCTTCCATCGCTTCTAACAATGCAGCTTGTACCTTTGCTGGGGAACGGTTGATCTCATCCGCCAGTAATAGGTTGTTGAAAACTGGGCCCGGTTGGAAGGTAAGCGTTGGTTTGCCGTCTACGTCTTGATACACCTCTGTGCCTGTTACGTCCGAAGGAAGAAGATCCGGCGTAAATTGAACACGACCAAGGTCAACCTGTAGGGCAGAAGCCAATGATTTGATAGAACGAGTCTTTGCTGTTCCGGGTAATCCTTCAAGCAGAACATTACCATTTGTAAGTAGCGCAACCAGTAATGTGTCGACCATATGCTGCTGGCCAATTACCGAGGATTCCATCTGCTGCTTTAGTTGGTTTATAGAGTCTAAAGTTGGGTTCATTTGCTTACCTATTGACTAATTAATCAAGTGAGATTCAGGTCACCAGATGGCGAAAAGATAAATATTGTTAGTTAAAGCAATTATTTAAATCACCTTTGCTAAGGGTAGTCGAAAATAATTTCGACATACGCGATCAACATATCTTTGTTAAAGGCTCACCTTGGAAATACTGAATTGCATGGTCTATAAATAGGCTACTGTATTGTTTGTATTTTAATCAAGAATAAAGGTTGATAAGTAACATTACTTCGCTGCATATCTCTTATACGGCGATGTCATTTGTGAATTTATGCTGCCTTGATAACATTGTTCACAAGTTGAGCGG harbors:
- a CDS encoding LysR family transcriptional regulator, yielding MMTIEQQLSRLDLNLLVSLSVLIKERNVTRAANTLYLSQPAMSRTLSRLRELFDDPLFYRESNGLVPTQKALELQAPLEELLLAMRSLVTKSAFDPAECVQTFVVSVPPLMSRMLSVPLAERFMHDAPNASLIEYPIAKTPTSQLLSRDVDFTIHIEAPSNPIEFPYVSLGQIYPVFYVSEHHPLAKAKNVTLDQCIESRFVDLTLDIRSNYGLQHPVDSYLAKNGMQRDIAFKSGQLLTLVEVMQSSNTILVATHKLTELEGIGDKIVPIFSLDNVPELMFELFLIEHKRTVTSPAHQWFKNLVVSVIEDVVCDS
- a CDS encoding BatD family protein, which codes for MNKTKSKIRAFALMKCWFTALSAMMLLISMPASATNLDQLVGEGELKLNVEIKARDVVVKQQVALYVEVLSTRPFKEELALPYLDIPNTVVKKDEQKVARSARTIEGTKWFTQKARYYLYPMQAGEFTVPELSIPVSVELTSETVVEGVIQSQPINFTSKMPVSNIDIDALIVSPNAELSISTDRPLTDEFEVGHAVTATYTLSVANSHMMLLPEINIPDISGVELYRKPAVKENVFNRLNKSNTATLKQQVTLILQEQGKVVLPKQTMTWWNTKTNQLESLTVEQQTLQVGDVKLLDSLSNTLGSSDRAQTLSNWLSQYWHYLVIAGVFLAAIARLIGNHSIDSKCYFVARQQLNTKKLSIQFCRHVEEKQYSKAVQTVYEITGRKTLSKGTLELPLDSESNNIWKKLLKLGYAKTTEGSVSTSLSVSLTEAKTLLKAINDSPKTRRTPFRFNWNLN
- a CDS encoding VWA domain-containing protein, with translation MTDFNTWFGGDITQFHFMRPLWLLALIPFVLFYRALVQQDDLVAQWQPVMSKNMVEHLSLNQNRARMVSPNRLFLVFSVLATLIMAGPTWQQQPSPFFEDNSELVIALDVSDSMNKTDIQPSRLERAKQKINQLVEMRGDAKTGLVIYGGSAHVAMPVTKDKELTRYFLDVLDGSLLPDNESKPASVLKPTLELISQAKAPSTVLILTDKTNDQAIEEFTKAFEQQQHQVIVWAMGENPQSGGNGTAGLTETQLTSLSQLAQAGHGNMVSFTHDASDVDAVYQGIQNNLFAVSDSALPWLDAGYWLLFLLLPIQLMWFRKGWTLQW
- a CDS encoding vWA domain-containing protein, which encodes MIEFEYPIAFALLCLPFAVYWLLPVYKESKSAIQVPFFDRLIAVSSQEPSETAVKMSRRKVQWLLVIISYLALVVAIAKPMWVGEPIEQKKSAREIMVALDLSGSMSEEDFSDKQGNKHDRLTIAKQVLREFAAQREHDRLGLILFADSAYVQAPFTEDIDVWQSLLEDVELGYAGFQTAFGDAIGLSIAVFEQEQSRQRVMILLTDGDDTSSKMPPVKAAEIAAKYGVKIYTIAIGDPSTKGRYKMDLPTLEKVSAATGGQMFHAMDRKQLEQAYATIDELEQQEFELLSHRPKHSLHHYAFGVCLVSNLLAALIVFGANLRRKKEIKRVIRRREELTND
- a CDS encoding DUF4381 domain-containing protein; this translates as MTTNTGLEPLQPENVNPLMASLSEPSLPESISWLPNAPGWYWLLLLLFCFALYRVYLVIQKYLANTYRRAALVELEQLSLEAQSGDISSFQKLPQLLRRTALYAFPRAEVAPLTGTDWEKWLDDHCTNRQFSTEFSTLELSGVLAQLAYSSAATLTEEKRNAIMENVALWIKHHEVSHD
- a CDS encoding DUF58 domain-containing protein, yielding METKPTLDPDIYTNLKALRLLKYKAHGFDFLPNQPINSALTGRHVSKLRGRGLNFEEMRHYQIGDDIRTMDWKVTNRTGKPHVKIFSEERERNVYVMVDQRTSMFFGSTGRMKSVVAAEIAALIAWKVIDSTDRVGAIVYNDSTALPISPQRSANHVLKILNEIASKNQQLKAGKAQDTQSNSFAKLFHQAQRLVKHDGLVILITDGYGYNERSEEQIKALCQHNDVVLCHVTDPLEHDLATLNKMVLSDGQLQLSVSGQEAQLRDAFAKDVVQAIDNFTAVAKKYRIPVLPFNTVDPTDVQLRKALGAS
- a CDS encoding AAA family ATPase, which produces MNPTLDSINQLKQQMESSVIGQQHMVDTLLVALLTNGNVLLEGLPGTAKTRSIKSLASALQVDLGRVQFTPDLLPSDVTGTEVYQDVDGKPTLTFQPGPVFNNLLLADEINRSPAKVQAALLEAMEERQITVAGKTYKLPDLFMVLATQNPVEQEGTYPLPEAQMDRFIMKINLDYPDADAEEQIIKLVRSEEKPSTDKPEPIDPQCIFDARDQLRDIHCSDAVLKYIVAIVVATRQPELYPESPLSQWIGVGSSPRATIALDKCSRAMAWLNGKDFVDPDDVRNVVHGVLRHRLILSYDALAEGVSSDRVIDEILSQVAVA